A section of the Anabaena cylindrica PCC 7122 genome encodes:
- a CDS encoding XisH family protein, with amino-acid sequence MPAKDIFHDAVRKGLEKEGWVITDDPLRIRSGRVDMQIDLGAEKILAAEKGEEKIAVEIKSFISSSNISEFHTALGQFLNYRFALQEQQPQRFLYLAVPKTPYETFFQLPFVANVIEHFHLSLIVYDPNDEVILLWKT; translated from the coding sequence ATGCCTGCTAAAGATATTTTCCATGATGCTGTGAGAAAAGGATTAGAAAAGGAAGGATGGGTGATCACAGATGATCCTTTAAGAATTCGCTCCGGTAGAGTTGATATGCAAATAGACTTAGGTGCAGAAAAAATCTTAGCTGCTGAAAAAGGAGAAGAAAAAATCGCAGTAGAAATTAAAAGTTTTATTAGTTCTTCTAATATTTCTGAATTTCATACTGCATTAGGACAGTTTCTTAATTATCGTTTTGCTTTACAAGAACAACAACCTCAAAGATTCCTATATTTAGCTGTTCCCAAAACACCTTATGAGACATTCTTTCAATTGCCATTTGTAGCAAATGTGATTGAGCATTTCCATCTTAGTTTAATTGTTTATGATCCAAATGATGAGGTAATTTTATTATGGAAAACATAG
- a CDS encoding XisI protein, with translation MENIEQYRTYIQKLLTEYAQGSPSDDEVETQLIFDKERDHYQVVYAGWKNRRPMYGCVLHLDIKNGKIWIQYNGTEIDIANELVKLGVPKEDIVLAFHEPLVRQYTGFAVG, from the coding sequence ATGGAAAACATAGAACAATATCGGACATACATTCAAAAGTTATTAACTGAATATGCTCAAGGAAGTCCATCAGATGATGAAGTGGAAACACAATTAATTTTTGATAAAGAAAGAGATCATTATCAGGTTGTTTATGCAGGTTGGAAAAATCGCCGACCGATGTATGGTTGTGTTTTACATCTAGATATTAAAAATGGTAAAATTTGGATTCAATATAATGGGACTGAGATAGATATAGCAAATGAATTAGTTAAATTAGGAGTGCCAAAAGAAGATATTGTGTTAGCATTTCATGAACCTTTGGTGAGGCAATATACAGGTTTTGCAGTTGGTTAG
- a CDS encoding Uma2 family endonuclease, with protein sequence MVQQLTPETKPEIIYPDSDGNPMADNTEHYEWIVKIKENLEILFASENNVFIAGDLLWYPVEGSVKTRQAPDVMVIIGRPKGRRGSYKQWEENNIIPQVVFEILSPGNRTKEMAKKLLFYQRHGIEEYYIYNPDTIELTGFIREQEWFEEIEEINNWVSPRLNIRFELTSDNLEIYYPDGKKFLTSLELNQRAEQESQRAEQEYQRAEQERQNYQDLLAKLQAKGIDINTL encoded by the coding sequence ATGGTACAGCAACTTACACCAGAAACAAAACCAGAAATCATCTACCCTGATAGTGATGGAAACCCAATGGCTGATAATACAGAACACTATGAATGGATAGTTAAAATTAAAGAAAATTTGGAAATATTATTTGCTTCAGAAAATAATGTATTCATAGCAGGTGATTTGCTTTGGTATCCTGTCGAGGGAAGTGTAAAAACTCGTCAAGCACCTGATGTCATGGTCATAATTGGTAGACCAAAAGGTAGACGAGGTTCTTATAAACAATGGGAAGAGAATAATATTATTCCCCAGGTAGTATTTGAAATCCTATCTCCAGGAAATCGCACCAAAGAAATGGCGAAAAAACTACTTTTTTATCAACGTCATGGAATAGAAGAATACTATATTTATAATCCAGATACAATTGAATTAACCGGATTTATTCGGGAACAAGAATGGTTTGAAGAAATTGAAGAAATCAATAATTGGGTAAGCCCACGTTTAAATATACGTTTTGAGTTAACATCAGATAATTTAGAAATTTATTATCCCGACGGAAAAAAGTTTCTCACATCTCTGGAATTAAATCAACGTGCAGAACAGGAAAGTCAACGCGCAGAACAGGAATATCAACGCGCAGAACAAGAACGTCAAAATTATCAAGACTTATTAGCGAAATTGCAAGCTAAAGGAATTGATATCAATACACTTTAA